A region from the Lysobacter sp. BMK333-48F3 genome encodes:
- a CDS encoding pirin family protein, whose amino-acid sequence MTTIIAPRVHDLGGFQVRRAVPSIQARSVGPFVFVDHMGPALFEPGHGIDVRPHPHIGLATVTFLWAGSIGHRDSLGSVQDIQPGDVNWMTAGRGIAHSERTPQGPRADGHALHGMQTWVALPRSFEETAPAFHHHPAATLPQQRRDGAWLRVVAGRGFGEESPVRVFADTLYVAIDLDPDAQLDIEDSHAERALYLLEGQAQLDGADLPEKHLVVLEPGTRPRLRAKTPLKAMLLGGEPLDGPRHLWWNFVSSSRERIEQAKLDWAEGRFGLIPGEHEFIPLPE is encoded by the coding sequence ATGACCACGATCATCGCCCCGCGCGTCCACGACCTCGGCGGCTTCCAGGTCCGTCGCGCCGTGCCGTCCATCCAGGCCCGCTCGGTCGGCCCGTTCGTGTTCGTCGACCACATGGGGCCAGCGCTGTTCGAACCCGGCCACGGCATCGACGTGCGCCCGCATCCGCACATCGGCCTGGCCACGGTGACCTTCCTCTGGGCCGGTTCGATCGGCCATCGCGACAGCCTCGGCAGCGTGCAGGACATCCAGCCCGGCGACGTCAACTGGATGACCGCCGGCCGCGGCATCGCCCACTCCGAGCGCACCCCGCAGGGCCCGCGCGCCGACGGCCACGCGCTGCACGGCATGCAGACCTGGGTCGCGCTGCCGCGCTCGTTCGAGGAAACCGCGCCGGCCTTCCATCACCACCCCGCCGCGACCCTGCCGCAGCAGCGCCGCGACGGCGCCTGGCTGCGCGTCGTCGCCGGCCGCGGTTTCGGCGAGGAGTCGCCGGTGCGGGTGTTCGCCGACACCCTCTACGTCGCCATCGACCTCGATCCGGACGCGCAGCTCGACATCGAGGACAGCCATGCCGAGCGCGCCCTGTATCTGCTCGAGGGCCAGGCCCAGCTCGACGGCGCCGACCTGCCGGAGAAACACCTGGTCGTGCTCGAGCCCGGCACCCGCCCGCGGCTGCGCGCCAAGACCCCGCTCAAGGCGATGTTGCTCGGCGGCGAACCGCTCGACGGCCCGCGCCACCTGTGGTGGAACTTCGTCTCGTCCTCGCGTGAGCGGATCGAGCAGGCCAAGCTCGACTGGGCCGAAGGCCGCTTCGGCCTTATTCCCGGAGAGCATGAGTTCATTCCGTTACCTGAATAG
- a CDS encoding pirin family protein, with the protein MATATPIAYARVGRKLRGQPTSDGAGVRLTRVIGGPQLPDLDPFLLLDEFGTDRPEDYLAGFPEHPHRGFETVTYMLDGRMRHRDNHGNEGVLVPGSVQWMTAGRGLVHSEMPEQEQGRMRGFQLWVNLPARDKMSEPKYQEFAPERIVQLAPAPGVQIKLIAGRIGELRGPIAQPATDPVYLDLALDDGAYWEYELPEGHNAFAYVYEGEAAIGEGEDARTVQAQELAVLAGGSRLRVQARHPDTRLIVVAGRPLREPVARYGPFVMNTKQELMQAFVDFQEGKF; encoded by the coding sequence ATGGCCACCGCCACCCCCATTGCCTATGCCCGCGTCGGCCGCAAGCTGCGCGGTCAGCCGACCTCGGACGGCGCCGGCGTGCGCCTGACCCGGGTCATCGGCGGCCCGCAGCTGCCCGACCTGGACCCGTTCCTGCTGTTGGACGAGTTCGGCACCGACCGTCCCGAGGATTATCTGGCCGGCTTTCCCGAGCATCCGCACCGCGGCTTCGAGACCGTCACCTACATGCTCGACGGGCGCATGCGCCACCGCGACAACCACGGCAACGAAGGCGTGCTGGTGCCCGGCAGCGTGCAGTGGATGACCGCCGGCCGCGGCCTGGTGCATTCGGAGATGCCCGAGCAGGAGCAGGGCCGCATGCGCGGTTTCCAGTTGTGGGTGAACCTGCCGGCGCGGGACAAGATGAGCGAGCCCAAGTACCAGGAATTCGCCCCCGAGCGCATCGTCCAACTGGCGCCGGCGCCGGGCGTGCAGATCAAGCTGATCGCCGGCCGCATCGGCGAGCTGCGCGGCCCGATCGCGCAGCCGGCGACCGACCCGGTCTACCTCGACCTCGCCTTGGACGACGGCGCCTATTGGGAATACGAGCTGCCCGAAGGCCATAACGCTTTCGCCTACGTCTACGAGGGCGAAGCGGCGATCGGCGAGGGCGAGGACGCGCGCACGGTGCAGGCGCAAGAGTTGGCGGTGCTGGCCGGCGGCAGCCGCTTGCGGGTGCAGGCGCGGCATCCGGACACGCGCCTGATCGTGGTCGCCGGCCGGCCGTTGCGCGAGCCGGTGGCGCGCTACGGCCCGTTCGTGATGAACACCAAGCAGGAACTGATGCAGGCCTTCGTCGACTTCCAGGAAGGCAAGTTCTGA
- a CDS encoding methyltransferase domain-containing protein, with protein sequence MKPVRKPGAWTFFRQWLKNPLRVAAVAPSSAELAAAMIAELPDDVRRVIELGGGTGAITRALLEAGILERDLLVLELNEELHAHLQLRFPRVPVLLGDARMLPDLAREQGYLEDGPADAIVSGLGLLTMPHPLQRDILAAAFDCLREGGVFVQFTYGPSAPVAEAVARGLGLQVHRGEFVLRNVPPATVYVYRKPQR encoded by the coding sequence ATGAAACCCGTACGCAAGCCCGGCGCCTGGACGTTCTTCCGCCAATGGCTGAAGAACCCCTTGCGGGTCGCCGCGGTGGCGCCGTCCAGCGCCGAACTGGCCGCGGCGATGATCGCCGAACTGCCCGACGACGTGCGGCGGGTGATCGAACTCGGCGGCGGCACCGGCGCGATCACCCGCGCCCTGCTCGAGGCCGGCATCCTCGAGCGCGACCTGCTGGTGCTGGAACTCAACGAGGAACTGCACGCGCACCTGCAGCTGCGCTTCCCGCGCGTGCCGGTGCTGCTCGGCGACGCGCGCATGCTGCCGGACCTGGCGCGCGAGCAGGGCTATCTGGAAGACGGCCCAGCCGACGCGATCGTGTCCGGCCTGGGCCTGCTGACGATGCCGCATCCGCTGCAGCGCGACATCCTCGCCGCGGCCTTCGACTGCCTGCGCGAGGGCGGGGTGTTCGTGCAGTTCACCTACGGCCCGAGCGCGCCGGTCGCCGAAGCGGTGGCGCGCGGACTGGGGCTGCAGGTGCATCGCGGCGAATTCGTGCTGCGCAACGTGCCGCCGGCGACGGTGTACGTCTACCGCAAGCCGCAGCGCTGA
- the aqpZ gene encoding aquaporin Z — translation MIKRLGAELIGTFWLVLGGCGSAVLAANFGGPGNPLGIGLLGVSLAFGLTVLTGAYALGHISGGHFNPAVSFGLWAGGRFPAKDLAPYIVAQVVGAILAGFVLLQIAGGAAGFSIDPTAAGTFASNGYEVMSPGGYSMHAAFLTEVVMTAMFLVIILGATHRNAPAGFAPIAIGLGLTLIHLISIPVTNTSVNPARSTGVALFAGPAAIGQLWLFWVAPTLGGLLGGAIYRWLGKD, via the coding sequence ATGATCAAGCGACTCGGTGCAGAGCTCATCGGAACGTTCTGGCTAGTGCTCGGCGGTTGCGGCAGCGCCGTGCTCGCCGCCAATTTCGGCGGGCCCGGCAATCCGCTCGGCATCGGCCTGCTCGGCGTGTCGCTGGCCTTCGGCCTGACCGTGCTGACCGGCGCCTACGCGCTCGGCCACATCTCCGGCGGCCACTTCAATCCCGCGGTGAGTTTCGGCCTGTGGGCCGGCGGCCGTTTCCCGGCCAAGGATCTGGCGCCCTACATCGTCGCCCAGGTCGTCGGCGCGATCCTGGCCGGCTTCGTCCTGCTGCAGATCGCCGGCGGCGCGGCCGGTTTCTCGATCGACCCGACCGCGGCCGGCACCTTCGCCAGCAACGGCTACGAAGTGATGTCGCCGGGCGGCTACTCGATGCACGCCGCGTTCCTGACCGAAGTGGTGATGACCGCGATGTTCCTGGTGATCATCCTCGGCGCCACCCACCGCAACGCGCCGGCCGGCTTCGCGCCGATCGCGATCGGCCTGGGCCTGACCCTGATCCACCTGATCAGCATCCCGGTCACCAACACCTCGGTGAACCCGGCCCGCTCCACCGGCGTGGCGCTGTTCGCCGGCCCGGCCGCGATCGGCCAGCTGTGGCTGTTCTGGGTCGCGCCGACCCTCGGCGGCCTGCTCGGCGGCGCGATCTATCGCTGGCTCGGCAAGGACTGA